One genomic window of Aquisalimonas sp. 2447 includes the following:
- the dnaE gene encoding DNA polymerase III subunit alpha, translating into MTQQFVHLNVHTEFSLVDGIVRIKPLVKAAAATGMPAVAITDQGNLFGMVKFYKAALDAGVKPIVGADLWLEDPDAPEGRSRLSVLCRNSTGYTCLTRLISRSYLEGQHADRPVVRRQWIEEDNDGLIVLSGGRDGDVGRALVAGDMALARRRLEFWQGLFGDDYYLELQRCGRPGDEDHLHAAVALAADADAPVVATNAVRFINAADFDAHEARVCIHESRTLDDSRRPRLFTQEQYLRTPEEMIELFQDVPEAVANTMEIARRCNLELTLDKDYLPDFPIPEGLTVDEYLAQESRRGLEQRLPRLIDLNAPDAAERRREYDERLERELGVINQMGFPGYFLIVADFIRWAKAQDIPVGPGRGSGAGSLVAYALEITDLDPLRYDLLFERFLNPERVSMPDFDVDFCMEKRDQVIDYVADKYGREKVSQIATHGTMAARAVVRDVGRVLGHGYGFVDRIAKMIPFEPGMTLDKALEQEPDFKDRYEEDEEVAALVNLGMKLEGVARNVGKHAGGVVIAPTPLTDFTPLYCEPNGQGLATHYDKDDVEAVGLVKFDFLGLRTLTIIDWTVKAVNAIRRERGEVDLDIATVPLEDRATFDLLKRCATTAVFQLESRGMKDLIKRLQPDSFEDIIALVALFRPGPLQSGMVDDFISRKHGHSQVAYPTPELQHPDLEEVLKPTYGVILYQEQVQRIAQVLAGYSLGGADLLRRAMGKKKPEEMAKQREIFLKGATENGLSEAHAEGIFDLMEKFAGYGFNKSHSAAYALLSYQTAWLKAHYPAPFMAAVLSSDMDHTDKVVTLIDDCRAMGLTVLPPDINRSDYQFRAADERTVVYGIGAIKGVGQSAIEALVQERETGGPYADLFDLCRRVDLRRVNRRVLEALVRAGCLDSIGPNRATLVARIPPALKAAEQSVRNAEAGQTDMFGLALAAPAEEEEASEALPEWPEWDEEERLAGEKETLGLFLTGHPIARYEHELEKIVSGRISDLASGGDGGNGGRREKSVVTAGLVMSLRVRNTQSGNKMGFLVLDDRTGRIEVNLFTEAYSKYGSMLGKDKLLVVEGGLGYDDFSDAWRINADKVYEIGDIRDVYARRLVLRMDSGQLGNGAVDHLQEALAPFREGQCPVWLEYCRPDARAMLRFGDDWRVRPTDELIKRLDGLAGGNGAVRVEY; encoded by the coding sequence ATGACGCAACAGTTCGTCCACCTGAATGTCCATACCGAGTTTTCGCTGGTTGACGGCATTGTCCGTATCAAACCCCTGGTGAAGGCGGCGGCGGCTACCGGCATGCCCGCGGTGGCCATCACCGACCAGGGCAATCTGTTCGGCATGGTCAAGTTCTACAAGGCGGCGCTGGATGCCGGCGTGAAGCCCATCGTTGGCGCCGATCTCTGGCTGGAGGATCCGGATGCGCCGGAGGGGCGGTCCCGCCTGTCGGTCCTGTGCCGCAACAGCACTGGCTACACCTGTCTCACCCGCCTGATCAGCCGCAGTTACCTGGAGGGGCAGCATGCCGACCGGCCGGTGGTGCGCCGCCAGTGGATCGAGGAGGACAACGACGGCCTGATCGTCCTCTCCGGGGGGCGTGACGGTGATGTGGGGCGGGCTCTTGTGGCTGGTGACATGGCCCTGGCGCGGCGCAGACTGGAGTTCTGGCAGGGGCTGTTCGGTGACGACTACTACCTGGAGCTGCAGCGCTGCGGACGGCCCGGCGACGAGGACCACCTGCATGCTGCGGTGGCCCTGGCCGCGGATGCGGACGCACCGGTGGTCGCCACCAATGCCGTCCGGTTCATCAACGCGGCGGATTTCGACGCCCATGAAGCGCGGGTCTGTATCCACGAAAGCCGGACTCTGGACGACAGCCGGCGCCCGCGCCTTTTTACCCAGGAGCAGTATCTGCGGACGCCGGAGGAGATGATCGAACTGTTCCAGGATGTTCCGGAAGCGGTTGCCAACACCATGGAGATTGCCCGGCGCTGCAACCTGGAACTTACCCTGGACAAGGACTACCTGCCGGACTTCCCCATACCGGAAGGCCTTACCGTGGACGAGTATCTGGCCCAGGAATCCCGCCGTGGGCTGGAGCAGCGGCTACCGCGGCTCATTGATCTGAACGCACCCGATGCCGCCGAGCGGCGGCGCGAGTACGACGAGCGCCTGGAGCGGGAGCTGGGTGTCATCAACCAGATGGGGTTTCCCGGCTACTTTCTGATTGTTGCCGACTTCATCCGCTGGGCCAAGGCGCAGGATATTCCGGTGGGTCCGGGGCGCGGTTCCGGTGCAGGCTCTCTGGTAGCCTATGCGCTGGAAATAACTGACCTGGATCCATTGCGTTACGACCTACTCTTCGAGCGGTTTCTAAATCCGGAGCGTGTCTCCATGCCGGATTTCGACGTCGATTTCTGCATGGAGAAGCGCGACCAGGTCATCGACTACGTGGCCGACAAGTACGGCCGTGAAAAGGTCTCCCAGATCGCCACCCACGGCACCATGGCGGCCCGCGCCGTGGTGCGGGACGTGGGCCGTGTGCTCGGCCATGGCTACGGCTTCGTGGATCGCATTGCCAAGATGATCCCCTTCGAGCCGGGCATGACCCTGGACAAGGCCCTGGAGCAGGAACCGGACTTCAAGGATCGCTACGAAGAGGACGAGGAAGTCGCGGCGCTGGTGAACCTGGGGATGAAGCTCGAGGGCGTGGCCCGCAACGTCGGCAAGCACGCCGGCGGCGTGGTGATCGCTCCCACGCCGCTTACGGATTTCACGCCGCTGTACTGCGAACCCAACGGCCAGGGCCTGGCCACCCACTACGACAAGGACGACGTGGAGGCGGTGGGCCTGGTGAAGTTCGACTTTCTGGGCCTGCGCACCCTCACCATCATCGACTGGACCGTGAAGGCGGTGAATGCCATTCGCCGGGAACGGGGCGAGGTGGATCTGGATATCGCCACCGTGCCCCTGGAGGATCGCGCCACCTTTGACCTGCTCAAGCGCTGCGCCACCACCGCGGTATTCCAGCTGGAATCCCGGGGCATGAAGGATCTGATCAAGCGCCTGCAGCCGGATTCCTTCGAGGACATCATCGCGCTGGTGGCACTGTTCCGGCCCGGCCCGCTGCAGTCGGGCATGGTGGACGATTTTATCAGCCGCAAGCACGGCCATTCCCAGGTGGCGTACCCGACTCCGGAACTGCAGCACCCGGATCTGGAAGAGGTGCTCAAGCCCACCTACGGCGTGATCCTCTATCAGGAGCAGGTACAGCGGATCGCCCAGGTCCTGGCGGGCTACAGCCTGGGTGGCGCCGACCTGCTGCGCCGGGCCATGGGCAAGAAAAAGCCGGAGGAGATGGCCAAGCAGCGGGAGATCTTTCTCAAGGGGGCCACCGAGAACGGACTCAGCGAGGCCCACGCCGAAGGCATCTTCGACCTCATGGAGAAGTTTGCCGGGTACGGCTTCAACAAGTCCCACTCGGCGGCCTACGCGCTGCTCTCCTACCAGACCGCCTGGCTCAAGGCGCATTACCCGGCGCCGTTCATGGCCGCCGTGCTGTCCTCGGATATGGACCACACCGACAAGGTGGTGACCCTCATCGACGACTGCCGGGCCATGGGCCTGACGGTGCTGCCGCCGGATATCAACCGCTCGGACTACCAGTTCCGCGCCGCCGACGAGCGCACCGTGGTCTACGGCATCGGTGCCATCAAGGGCGTGGGACAGTCCGCCATTGAGGCCCTGGTGCAGGAGCGCGAGACCGGCGGGCCCTACGCCGACCTGTTCGATCTCTGCCGGCGGGTGGACCTGCGGCGGGTCAACCGCCGGGTGCTGGAGGCGCTGGTGCGGGCGGGTTGCCTGGACAGCATCGGGCCCAATCGCGCCACTCTGGTGGCGCGCATCCCGCCGGCTCTGAAGGCGGCGGAACAGAGCGTGCGCAACGCCGAGGCCGGGCAGACGGACATGTTCGGGCTGGCGCTGGCGGCGCCGGCGGAGGAAGAAGAGGCCAGCGAGGCACTGCCGGAGTGGCCGGAGTGGGACGAGGAAGAGCGGCTGGCCGGGGAGAAGGAGACCCTGGGGCTGTTTCTCACCGGCCACCCCATCGCCCGCTACGAGCATGAGCTGGAAAAGATTGTCAGCGGTCGGATCAGCGATCTGGCCAGCGGTGGCGACGGGGGGAACGGCGGGCGTCGCGAGAAGAGCGTGGTCACCGCCGGCCTGGTCATGTCCCTGCGGGTGCGCAACACCCAGAGCGGCAACAAGATGGGGTTTCTGGTGCTGGATGACCGCACCGGACGCATCGAGGTGAACCTGTTCACCGAGGCCTACAGCAAGTACGGCTCCATGCTGGGTAAGGACAAGCTGCTGGTGGTGGAAGGGGGGCTGGGCTACGACGACTTCAGCGACGCCTGGCGAATCAACGCCGACAAGGTCTACGAGATTGGCGATATCCGTGATGTCTACGCCCGCCGCCTGGTGCTGCGCATGGACAGCGGTCAGCTCGGCAACGGTGCCGTCGATCACCTGCAGGAGGCGCTGGCGCCGTTCCGGGAAGGGCAGTGCCCGGTGTGGCTGGAGTACTGCCGCCCCGATGCCCGGGCGATGCTACGCTTCGGGGACGACTGGCGCGTGCGGCCCACGGATGAACTGATCAAGCGCCTGGACGGGCTCGCGGGCGGCAACGGGGCCGTGCGGGTGGAGTACTGA
- the lpxA gene encoding acyl-ACP--UDP-N-acetylglucosamine O-acyltransferase — translation MIHSTAVIDDDARIGNDVEIGPYACIGTGVTLGDGCRVGAHAILEGPTEIGPENDIGPHAVLGRPPQDLGYRGEPTRLEMGAGNIVREFVTIHRGTPKDRGLTSVGNHNMFMAYSHVGHDCIVGNHVVLANGATLAGHVTVEDRVNIAGLCAIHQFARIGEYAMLGGGTMAPMDIPPYTMASGNHARLFGLNRRGLKRAGLGSEEQQALRSAYRILFKSGLRLEQALAQLQEESALQTPHVRHLIGFIQSSKRGITR, via the coding sequence ATGATTCACAGCACCGCCGTCATCGACGACGACGCCCGCATCGGCAACGACGTGGAAATCGGCCCCTACGCCTGCATTGGCACCGGCGTTACCCTGGGTGACGGTTGCCGGGTCGGTGCCCACGCCATCCTCGAGGGGCCGACGGAGATCGGCCCGGAGAACGACATTGGCCCCCATGCCGTCCTTGGTCGGCCGCCCCAGGACCTTGGCTACCGGGGTGAGCCAACGCGCCTGGAAATGGGTGCCGGCAACATCGTGCGGGAGTTCGTGACCATCCACCGAGGCACCCCCAAGGACCGGGGGCTGACTTCCGTGGGCAACCACAACATGTTCATGGCTTACTCCCATGTTGGCCACGACTGCATTGTCGGCAACCACGTGGTGCTGGCCAACGGTGCCACCCTGGCCGGTCACGTGACCGTCGAGGATCGGGTCAACATTGCCGGCCTGTGTGCCATCCACCAGTTCGCACGCATCGGCGAATACGCCATGCTGGGCGGGGGCACCATGGCGCCCATGGACATTCCGCCCTACACCATGGCCTCCGGCAATCACGCGCGGCTGTTCGGCCTCAACCGGCGCGGCCTCAAACGGGCCGGGCTTGGCAGTGAGGAGCAACAGGCTCTGCGCAGTGCCTACCGCATCCTGTTCAAGTCCGGCCTGCGCCTGGAACAGGCGCTGGCGCAACTACAAGAAGAGAGTGCCCTGCAGACGCCGCATGTCCGGCATCTGATCGGGTTCATCCAATCATCGAAGCGGGGAATTACACGATGA
- a CDS encoding Gfo/Idh/MocA family protein has product MSTLRAGVIGVGYLGRFHAQKYAAMEDVDLVGVVDTDPDRAGAVADEVGTRAFTDYLELLDGVDAVSIVVPTRFHHQVAAESLRRGIHVLVEKPVTTTLEEADDLVRLAAQGNLVLQVGHLERFNAAVRAVADMVGTPMFIESQRLASFNPRGADVSVVLDLMIHDIDIILKLVDQPVARIDANGAPVISSDIDIANARIQFANGCVANVTASRVSLKAERKMRLFQRNSYISLDFQQRTLDVRSRVNTKRDVPAMEDIRSEQHSYEDGDALRAEITSFVACVRNGRTPLVTGADGRQALATAIEITRQLRDNPLPDQPLQ; this is encoded by the coding sequence ATGAGCACGCTGCGCGCCGGCGTCATCGGAGTCGGCTACCTGGGACGCTTTCACGCCCAGAAATATGCGGCCATGGAGGACGTTGACCTGGTTGGGGTGGTGGACACGGACCCGGACCGCGCCGGGGCCGTGGCCGACGAGGTGGGCACCCGGGCGTTCACCGACTATCTCGAGCTGCTGGATGGGGTGGATGCCGTGAGCATTGTCGTCCCCACCCGATTCCACCACCAGGTGGCAGCGGAGTCCCTGCGCCGCGGCATTCACGTACTGGTGGAGAAACCCGTCACCACGACCCTGGAAGAAGCGGACGACCTCGTCCGCCTGGCCGCCCAGGGAAATCTGGTGCTCCAGGTGGGGCACCTGGAACGGTTCAACGCCGCGGTGCGCGCGGTGGCCGACATGGTGGGCACACCCATGTTCATCGAGTCCCAGCGTCTGGCCTCGTTCAATCCCCGGGGGGCGGACGTGAGCGTGGTCCTGGACCTGATGATCCACGACATCGACATCATCCTGAAGCTGGTGGATCAGCCCGTTGCGCGGATCGACGCCAATGGTGCCCCCGTTATCTCCTCGGACATCGACATCGCCAACGCCCGCATCCAGTTCGCCAATGGCTGTGTGGCCAACGTCACCGCCAGCCGGGTGAGCCTCAAGGCCGAGCGCAAGATGCGACTGTTCCAGCGCAACAGCTACATTTCCCTGGATTTCCAGCAGCGCACCCTGGACGTCCGCTCGCGGGTGAATACCAAACGCGACGTTCCCGCCATGGAGGACATCCGCAGCGAGCAGCACAGCTACGAGGACGGTGACGCGCTGCGCGCCGAAATCACCTCCTTCGTCGCCTGCGTCCGCAACGGCCGTACACCACTTGTCACTGGCGCTGATGGCCGGCAGGCGCTGGCCACCGCCATCGAAATCACCCGGCAGTTGCGCGACAATCCCCTGCCGGATCAGCCACTCCAGTAG
- a CDS encoding DegT/DnrJ/EryC1/StrS aminotransferase family protein: MIPMVDLKAQYADLREEIEQGFSQVLDSAQFILGPNVQSLEEEVARYLGAGHAVACNSGTDALHLALAALDVGPGDEVITSPFTFIATAEAIRYVGATPVFVDIDSRTFNLDLNQVEDAIGPGTRAILPVHLFGQPVDMPALMALAERHDVLVVEDCAQSFGAVVDERSTGTFGAAGAFSFFPSKNLGAYGDAGMVTTNDANVAEELRVLRNHGSRERYHHNVIGYNSRLDEVQAMILRAKLKRIGQYNACRRRVAESYNERLGGVPGITTPYVDGRGRHVYHQYTVLADPREQIMSALRSADIGCAVYYPVPLHRQPVFRDAYADVQLPISERIAEYCLSLPIYPELTDQQILRVTETIRHAVDA, translated from the coding sequence ATGATTCCGATGGTCGACCTCAAGGCCCAGTACGCAGATCTGCGCGAGGAGATCGAGCAGGGCTTCAGTCAGGTGCTGGACAGCGCCCAGTTCATCCTCGGCCCCAACGTGCAGAGTCTCGAGGAGGAAGTGGCCCGCTATCTGGGTGCCGGGCACGCGGTGGCCTGCAATTCCGGAACCGACGCGCTGCACCTGGCGCTGGCCGCGCTGGACGTGGGCCCCGGCGACGAAGTCATCACCTCGCCGTTCACCTTCATCGCCACAGCCGAAGCCATCCGCTACGTGGGCGCCACCCCGGTATTCGTCGATATCGACAGCCGCACCTTCAACCTGGACCTCAATCAGGTGGAAGACGCCATCGGCCCCGGGACACGCGCCATTCTCCCGGTTCACCTGTTCGGGCAACCCGTGGACATGCCGGCGCTGATGGCCCTGGCGGAACGCCACGATGTTCTGGTGGTGGAGGACTGCGCCCAATCCTTCGGCGCCGTCGTGGACGAGCGCAGCACCGGCACCTTCGGTGCCGCGGGGGCATTCAGCTTCTTCCCCAGCAAGAACCTTGGCGCCTACGGCGATGCCGGCATGGTGACCACCAATGACGCCAACGTGGCAGAGGAACTGCGGGTGTTGCGCAACCACGGAAGTCGCGAGCGGTATCACCACAACGTGATCGGCTACAACAGCCGCCTGGACGAGGTGCAGGCGATGATCCTGCGGGCCAAGCTGAAGCGCATCGGTCAGTACAACGCCTGTCGGCGTCGGGTAGCCGAGAGCTATAACGAGCGCCTTGGCGGTGTGCCCGGGATCACCACCCCTTATGTGGACGGCCGCGGCCGCCACGTCTACCACCAGTACACGGTGCTGGCGGATCCCCGCGAGCAGATCATGAGCGCGCTGCGGAGTGCCGACATTGGCTGCGCGGTGTACTACCCGGTTCCGCTGCACCGTCAGCCCGTGTTTCGTGACGCCTATGCGGACGTGCAGCTGCCGATCAGCGAGCGGATCGCCGAGTACTGCCTGTCGCTGCCCATCTATCCGGAACTCACGGACCAGCAGATTCTGCGGGTTACTGAGACGATCCGACACGCCGTCGACGCTTGA
- the rnhB gene encoding ribonuclease HII produces the protein MQETGGTGGHGAATGTLVAGVDEAGRGPLAGPVVVAAVILDPKRPVPGINDSKRLTARRREALAAAIREQAAAWAIIHVEPAEIDALNIFQATLQAMQRAVACLPLPPQRVLVDGNHCPAMPCAAEALVGGDGLEPTIGAASILAKVDRDRIMVELDARWPGYGFARHKGYPTAEHMEALKRLGATAVHRRSFAPVKQALHDPGETGELPF, from the coding sequence ATGCAGGAGACGGGCGGGACCGGCGGTCACGGCGCTGCCACGGGAACCCTGGTTGCCGGTGTCGACGAGGCCGGTCGCGGCCCGCTTGCCGGCCCCGTGGTGGTGGCCGCGGTGATCCTCGACCCGAAGCGGCCGGTGCCCGGCATCAACGACTCCAAGCGATTGACGGCGCGTCGCCGCGAAGCACTGGCGGCGGCGATCCGCGAGCAGGCAGCCGCCTGGGCGATCATTCACGTGGAGCCTGCGGAGATCGACGCTCTCAACATCTTTCAGGCCACCCTGCAGGCCATGCAGCGGGCGGTGGCATGTCTGCCACTGCCGCCTCAGCGGGTGTTGGTGGACGGCAATCACTGCCCCGCCATGCCCTGCGCGGCCGAGGCCCTGGTGGGGGGGGACGGCCTGGAGCCCACCATCGGCGCGGCGTCGATTCTTGCCAAAGTGGACCGGGACAGGATCATGGTGGAGCTCGATGCCCGTTGGCCAGGATACGGTTTCGCCCGCCACAAGGGCTATCCCACCGCGGAGCACATGGAAGCACTGAAGCGGCTGGGTGCCACGGCCGTTCACCGTCGCTCATTCGCTCCGGTGAAACAGGCACTGCACGATCCGGGCGAAACCGGCGAACTGCCGTTCTGA
- the lpxB gene encoding lipid-A-disaccharide synthase, whose protein sequence is MRVGIVAGEMSGDYLGAGLMRELRRLYPEARFEGIGGRRMEAEGMASLYPLEALSVMGLVEVLRHLPKLLLIRRDLVRRFRRNPPDVFIGIDAPDFNLRLEQRLREAGVPTVHYVSPTVWAWRQGRIRQIARAVDRMLCIFPFEREFFRDHQVPARFVGHPLADEVSMVPDQRAARAELGLPEEVPLVAVLPGSRMSEVRHLGPAFLETVAWLHRHRPDAHFVVPCATDRIAAHLRDLVAAYNEGMHVTLVDGRARDCLAAANAALLASGTASLEAMLHKCPMVVAYKVSTVTGWLARRLIRVPHFAMPNLIAQRRLVAEFAQEAAIPGNLGPAVLDLLDNPDQRTALVAEFEQLHRELRQDASLQAAAAVAELLQEAGHRPANNNEVAG, encoded by the coding sequence ATGCGAGTCGGGATCGTTGCCGGCGAGATGTCCGGGGATTATCTGGGTGCCGGCCTGATGCGCGAGCTGCGCCGGCTGTACCCGGAGGCCCGGTTCGAGGGCATCGGCGGACGGCGCATGGAGGCAGAGGGCATGGCCAGCCTCTACCCGCTGGAGGCCCTGTCGGTCATGGGCCTGGTCGAGGTTCTGCGTCATCTCCCCAAGCTGCTGCTCATCCGGCGTGATCTGGTTCGGCGTTTCCGCCGGAACCCGCCGGACGTCTTCATCGGCATTGATGCCCCCGATTTCAATCTGCGTCTCGAGCAGCGTCTGCGGGAAGCGGGCGTCCCCACGGTGCATTACGTCAGCCCGACGGTCTGGGCGTGGCGGCAGGGACGGATTCGGCAGATCGCCCGGGCCGTGGATCGCATGCTCTGCATCTTCCCCTTCGAACGGGAATTCTTCCGCGACCATCAGGTACCTGCCCGGTTTGTCGGCCATCCGCTGGCGGACGAAGTGTCCATGGTGCCGGATCAGCGGGCCGCAAGGGCGGAACTGGGCCTGCCGGAGGAGGTGCCACTGGTGGCAGTCCTCCCCGGTAGCCGCATGAGCGAGGTACGCCACCTCGGGCCGGCGTTCCTGGAGACAGTGGCCTGGCTCCATCGGCATCGCCCGGATGCCCACTTCGTGGTGCCCTGCGCCACGGATCGAATTGCGGCACACCTGCGGGATCTGGTGGCGGCGTATAACGAAGGCATGCATGTGACCCTGGTGGACGGCCGCGCCCGGGACTGTCTGGCGGCGGCGAACGCGGCCCTGCTGGCATCCGGGACGGCAAGCCTGGAGGCGATGCTGCATAAGTGCCCCATGGTCGTTGCCTACAAGGTCTCCACCGTGACCGGGTGGCTGGCGCGCCGTCTGATCAGAGTGCCGCATTTCGCCATGCCGAATCTCATTGCCCAGCGTCGACTGGTGGCGGAGTTCGCCCAGGAAGCCGCGATCCCGGGCAATCTCGGTCCTGCCGTGCTGGATCTGCTGGACAATCCGGACCAGCGCACGGCCCTGGTGGCAGAGTTCGAGCAACTGCACCGGGAACTGCGGCAGGACGCCAGTCTTCAGGCAGCGGCTGCCGTTGCGGAACTGCTTCAGGAAGCCGGGCACCGGCCGGCGAACAACAACGAGGTCGCGGGGTGA
- the lpxA gene encoding acyl-ACP--UDP-N-acetylglucosamine O-acyltransferase codes for MIDPTAQVDPAATLGHNVRIGPYAIIGPHVELGDDCEVGPHATIFGPTRIGRGNRIFQFASVGAEPQDKKFAGEETLLEIGDGNTIREFVTINRGTVQDQGVTRIGNDNWIMAYVHIAHDCRVGHRIVFANGASLAGHVDVGDDAILGGFSLVHQFCSIGAYCFSSMGSCIKQDVPPFVTVAGNPATPHGVNSEGLRRQGFAREDVHALRRAYRMLYKSGLRLEPALEQIDELAANHPPVARLVAFIRDSRRGIVR; via the coding sequence TTGATCGACCCCACGGCGCAAGTTGATCCGGCGGCGACGCTGGGGCACAACGTCCGCATTGGACCATACGCCATCATCGGGCCCCACGTGGAACTCGGGGATGACTGCGAAGTGGGCCCGCACGCCACCATTTTCGGCCCCACCCGCATCGGCAGGGGCAATCGGATTTTCCAGTTCGCCTCGGTCGGGGCGGAACCTCAGGACAAGAAGTTCGCCGGCGAAGAGACGTTGCTGGAGATCGGCGACGGCAACACCATCCGCGAGTTCGTCACCATCAACCGGGGAACCGTCCAGGATCAGGGCGTGACGCGGATCGGTAATGACAACTGGATCATGGCCTACGTCCACATTGCCCATGACTGCCGGGTGGGCCACCGGATCGTGTTCGCCAATGGCGCCTCGCTGGCCGGGCATGTCGACGTGGGGGATGACGCCATCCTCGGCGGATTCAGCCTGGTCCATCAGTTCTGCAGTATCGGCGCATATTGCTTCTCGTCCATGGGGAGCTGCATCAAGCAGGATGTGCCGCCCTTCGTGACCGTTGCCGGGAACCCCGCCACGCCCCATGGCGTCAACAGCGAGGGCCTGCGACGACAGGGCTTCGCCCGGGAAGATGTGCATGCCCTGCGGCGGGCCTACCGCATGCTCTACAAGTCCGGGCTGCGTCTGGAACCGGCGCTGGAACAGATCGACGAACTGGCCGCGAATCATCCGCCAGTGGCCCGGCTTGTCGCTTTCATTCGCGACAGTCGCCGCGGCATCGTGCGCTAA
- the fabZ gene encoding 3-hydroxyacyl-ACP dehydratase FabZ — protein MDINRIKNLLPHRYPFLLVDKVVDVEPGERLVGIKNVTINEPFFQGHFPVKPVMPGVLVLEAIAQACGLLAFETEGRHPGSDTLFYLVGFDKARFKHPVEPGDQVRIEVTLAKVRRGIWMFSGKATVDGELAAEADIMCTMRDVES, from the coding sequence ATGGACATCAATCGAATCAAGAATCTGCTGCCCCATCGCTATCCGTTTCTGCTGGTTGACAAGGTGGTCGACGTAGAACCGGGGGAGCGGCTGGTGGGGATCAAGAACGTCACCATCAATGAGCCGTTCTTTCAGGGGCACTTCCCGGTCAAACCGGTGATGCCGGGGGTGCTGGTCCTGGAGGCCATTGCCCAGGCCTGCGGTCTGCTGGCCTTCGAGACCGAAGGGCGCCACCCCGGGAGTGACACTCTTTTTTATCTGGTGGGGTTCGACAAGGCGCGGTTCAAGCATCCGGTGGAGCCGGGTGACCAGGTGCGTATCGAGGTCACCCTGGCGAAGGTGCGGCGCGGGATCTGGATGTTTTCCGGGAAAGCCACCGTCGACGGGGAGCTTGCCGCCGAGGCAGACATCATGTGCACCATGCGGGATGTGGAATCTTGA
- the lpxD gene encoding UDP-3-O-(3-hydroxymyristoyl)glucosamine N-acyltransferase: MKALGELAEALGAQLVGDPEHQVRRVASLAEAGADAVSFLVDRRYRKHLQQTAAGAVIVTADDADAVTGNALVSENPHLTFARAAQLLYPEPREPGRDPAAIIAASASVATDATIGPRAVIEDGAVIGHRVVVDAGVVIGAGVRIGDDCVIRAGAVIAADCQLGRNCRIQSGAVIGSDGFGFARDGRRWERVPQVGGVVIGDDVDVGANTTIDRGAIGDTVIGDGVKIDNLVQIAHNVHIGAHTAMAAAVGVSGSTYIGSYCTIAGMVGIAGHLEIADNVHITGLTQVTKSLREPGVYSSGTGVEPNRSWRRNAARFHQLDDMARRLRALERRLAPDNGDDPAASQDGPATEQQ, from the coding sequence ATGAAAGCGTTGGGTGAGCTGGCAGAGGCCCTGGGCGCGCAGCTCGTCGGGGATCCGGAGCACCAGGTCCGACGGGTGGCGTCGCTGGCGGAAGCTGGCGCCGACGCGGTCTCGTTTCTGGTGGACCGGCGCTATCGCAAGCACCTGCAGCAGACAGCGGCCGGTGCAGTCATTGTGACGGCGGATGACGCCGACGCCGTGACTGGCAATGCCCTGGTGTCCGAGAACCCCCACCTGACCTTTGCCCGGGCCGCACAGCTGCTTTACCCGGAACCCCGCGAGCCCGGCCGGGATCCAGCCGCCATCATTGCGGCATCGGCAAGCGTTGCGACGGATGCCACCATTGGCCCGCGTGCCGTCATCGAGGACGGCGCGGTGATCGGTCACCGCGTGGTGGTGGATGCTGGTGTGGTCATCGGCGCTGGTGTGCGGATTGGCGACGATTGCGTCATCCGCGCCGGAGCAGTGATTGCAGCGGACTGTCAGCTGGGTCGCAACTGCCGTATCCAGTCTGGTGCCGTCATCGGTTCCGATGGCTTCGGCTTTGCCCGCGACGGTCGCCGCTGGGAGCGCGTACCGCAGGTGGGTGGCGTGGTCATCGGTGACGACGTGGATGTCGGCGCCAACACCACCATCGACCGCGGTGCCATCGGCGACACGGTGATCGGCGACGGCGTCAAGATCGACAACCTGGTGCAGATCGCGCACAACGTCCACATCGGCGCGCATACTGCCATGGCGGCCGCCGTGGGGGTGTCGGGTAGCACCTACATTGGCAGCTATTGCACGATTGCGGGTATGGTCGGCATCGCCGGTCATCTGGAGATCGCCGACAATGTGCACATCACCGGACTGACGCAGGTGACCAAGAGTCTGCGTGAACCCGGAGTGTATTCGTCCGGGACGGGTGTGGAGCCGAACCGGAGTTGGCGCCGGAATGCCGCACGCTTCCATCAGCTCGACGACATGGCGCGCCGGTTGCGCGCCCTGGAGCGGCGGCTGGCGCCGGACAACGGCGATGACCCGGCGGCGTCGCAGGATGGACCCGCCACCGAACAACAGTGA